From the genome of Nitrospirota bacterium:
CGCACCTCGGTCCGCCCATGCACCAGGATCTGATTCTTGCCGATGCGCTTGATCAATTCCACGGCCAGGTCGGTCTCGTCCATAATTTCGCCGACGACTTCCTCCAACAGGTCCTCCAGCGTGATCAGGCCCATCATGCCGCCAAATTCGTTCACGACGATGGCCATGTGCCGCTTCTCCCGCTGGAACTGCTTCATCAGATCGTCCGCCGGTTTCCCCGCCGGCACGAAGAGAGCCGGATTCGCGATCGCCTTGAGCTGGACGCCGTCATGCCCCTTGGCCAGCTCCATCAACGCCTTGGTCTTGTAGAGGATACCGATGATGTTGTCCAGGCTCCCCTCAAACAACGGAATGCGGGAGTACTTGGACGCGAACAGCTGTTCCCGCGCCTCCTTCAACGTCAGATTGCCGTCGAGCGCAAACACATAGATGCGCGGGGTCATCGAATCTTCGGCCGTCAGGTCGTTCAAATGGAAGACGTTCTTGATCATCTTGACCTCTTCGGACTCGATGACCCCCGCCTTGCCCCCCACGTCCAGCATGATCTTGAGCTCTTCCTCGGTCACGAATGGCACGGTGAGTCCCTTCCCGCCCGTAATCGCGGAGATCATCGGCTCCAACGCGAACAGGATCGGCGAGAGGCCCTGCTCGATCCAGTAGACCGGATAGGCCATCGTCAGCACCACGGACACCGCATGCTTGGCGGCCAGCGTCTTGGGCACGATGTCGCCGAAGATCAGCAGGAGAAAGGTCAGGATGCCGGTCGCGATCGCCACGGCTTCCGATCCGAACATACGGATCGTCAGGATCGTGGCCCAGGAAGCCGCCCCGATGTTGACCAGATTGTCCCCGATCATGATGGTGGAGAGGAGCCGCTGGGGATGGGCCCGCAAATGCAACGCCAGCGTCGCCCGCTTGCCGCCGGCCTCCGCCAAGGCTTTCAGCCGCGTTTCGTTCACGGAAAAAAATCCGATCTCGGCCGCCGAGATCACGGCTGACAGGAAAATCAAAACCAGCAGGATCAGAAAGTCCATGGGGAAATCAGGCGAAGACCAGTGCCGTGAGCGCTTCCCTGTCACCGACTCCGACGAACAGACGAGTCATGGCGGAGAGAGAGGCAGAAGCGGCGAGACGCAGAAAGACCGGCTGAATGCCTATGGGGCCACCGTCATCCATAAGGGCATGATCGTAACACAGCCGGCAGAGCCTGGCAACGAACGTCGAAAGACGGCCAGCAAAAGCAATGACTTGCACATCAACGAAGGGATTGTGGAGGCGGCAGGAAGGCCCTAGGTGTCGTCGCGCAGGACCAACGGCTCGACCTGAAATTGAGATCCCAGCCTCTCCGCTACGGCTTCCGCCTGCTGTTCCGAGGCAAAGCGGCCGACCAGCACACGATATCGGATGCCCATGGGAAGCTCGACTTGCGCGACGCGCACATCGTGGTATTGAGCTTTGAGCCTCCCCGCCAGCGATTGCGCATTGGCTTGCTCGGCAA
Proteins encoded in this window:
- a CDS encoding HlyC/CorC family transporter; the encoded protein is MDFLILLVLIFLSAVISAAEIGFFSVNETRLKALAEAGGKRATLALHLRAHPQRLLSTIMIGDNLVNIGAASWATILTIRMFGSEAVAIATGILTFLLLIFGDIVPKTLAAKHAVSVVLTMAYPVYWIEQGLSPILFALEPMISAITGGKGLTVPFVTEEELKIMLDVGGKAGVIESEEVKMIKNVFHLNDLTAEDSMTPRIYVFALDGNLTLKEAREQLFASKYSRIPLFEGSLDNIIGILYKTKALMELAKGHDGVQLKAIANPALFVPAGKPADDLMKQFQREKRHMAIVVNEFGGMMGLITLEDLLEEVVGEIMDETDLAVELIKRIGKNQILVHGRTEVRRINEFLKVTLDEEANTISGLIQEQLGRIPAAGEEVRAGSCRLIVHEADPKSIKSVQIVKEEKAGASAESAGG